A single genomic interval of Spirosoma taeanense harbors:
- a CDS encoding radical SAM protein, whose protein sequence is MRLVSHPVLCNYYVTYRCNASCSFCDIWERPSPYVTLDNARQNLRDLKRLGVRVVDFTGGEPLLHRQLPELLHEARQLGLITTITTNALLYPKQAERLRGLVDMLHFSLDSPVAEEHDRLRGVACFDKVMESIAIARQLGERPDILFTVFTHNVHQIRQMHEEICLPNNLVLILNPVFEYNTVETGDRLSAEALTQLSWWGRQKNVYLNDAFVQLRRDGGNHISDPVCKAGSTTLVISPENKLVLPCYHLGLKDFPITDNLYELYHSADVQQLVALEGRLPGCEGCTINCYMQPSFAVEVNKYWWRALPSTLKYNWVKGTWKQLL, encoded by the coding sequence ATGCGCCTTGTCTCCCACCCGGTTCTCTGTAACTACTACGTTACGTATCGCTGCAATGCGAGCTGTAGTTTCTGCGATATCTGGGAGCGGCCATCACCTTACGTTACCCTCGATAATGCCCGCCAGAACCTACGCGATCTGAAACGTCTTGGCGTTCGGGTGGTTGATTTTACTGGGGGCGAACCCCTGCTCCATCGTCAGTTGCCGGAGCTTCTGCACGAAGCCCGGCAACTGGGGCTGATTACGACCATTACGACTAATGCGCTGCTGTACCCTAAACAGGCCGAACGGCTGCGCGGTCTGGTGGATATGCTGCACTTTTCGCTCGATTCGCCGGTGGCCGAAGAGCACGACCGGTTGCGGGGCGTAGCGTGTTTCGATAAGGTCATGGAGTCGATTGCCATTGCCCGGCAGTTGGGCGAACGGCCGGATATTCTGTTCACCGTCTTTACGCATAATGTCCACCAGATTCGGCAGATGCATGAGGAAATCTGCCTGCCAAATAATCTGGTTCTGATTCTGAATCCGGTTTTCGAGTATAACACCGTTGAAACCGGCGACCGCCTGTCCGCCGAAGCCCTGACGCAGTTATCCTGGTGGGGTCGGCAGAAGAATGTTTACCTCAACGATGCCTTCGTGCAACTTCGGCGCGATGGCGGTAACCACATCAGCGATCCTGTTTGCAAGGCGGGCAGCACCACACTTGTCATCTCGCCGGAGAACAAACTGGTGTTGCCCTGCTACCATCTCGGTCTGAAAGATTTTCCCATTACTGATAATCTGTACGAGCTATATCATTCAGCCGATGTGCAGCAACTGGTGGCGCTGGAGGGCCGTTTACCAGGCTGCGAGGGCTGTACAATCAACTGCTATATGCAGCCATCATTTGCCGTAGAAGTTAACAAATACTGGTGGCGGGCGCTGCCCAGTACGCTCAAGTATAACTGGGTGAAGGGAACCTGGAAACAGTTGTTGTAG
- a CDS encoding enoyl-CoA hydratase/isomerase family protein, giving the protein MLYTTQQTTELPAGGFQFLRTSFDDHVLTITLNRPEKKNALNPPMLNELAFALAHAHYRKDIWLVVLAAEGDTFCAGMDLKSLSSGDIGESSVPEPGGPVRLGELMAGLHKPCIARVQGAVYAGGFLLVGGSTYVIAAESATFSLPEVKRGLFPFQVMAILLEIMPARQALDLCLRARTLSAADALTLGLVTEVAPTNELNNAVTRLANELKAFSPTAMQFGLRAYQQLKSLPSNEQQAYLYEQFRLLQQTPDAKEGMAAFLEKRKPNWSDH; this is encoded by the coding sequence ATGCTCTACACTACCCAACAAACCACTGAACTACCCGCTGGCGGCTTTCAGTTTCTGCGTACTTCGTTCGACGACCACGTTCTGACCATTACGCTGAACCGGCCCGAAAAGAAGAATGCACTAAACCCGCCTATGCTGAATGAACTGGCGTTTGCTCTGGCTCATGCACACTATCGAAAAGATATCTGGCTCGTGGTGCTGGCCGCTGAGGGTGATACCTTCTGCGCCGGTATGGACCTTAAATCGCTTTCATCAGGCGACATTGGAGAATCTTCGGTACCGGAGCCGGGCGGTCCCGTTCGGTTGGGAGAGTTGATGGCTGGGCTGCATAAGCCCTGCATCGCGCGGGTGCAGGGGGCTGTGTATGCCGGTGGTTTTCTGCTGGTCGGCGGCAGTACGTACGTAATCGCGGCCGAGTCGGCTACGTTTAGCCTGCCAGAAGTGAAACGGGGCTTATTCCCCTTTCAGGTCATGGCCATATTGCTCGAGATCATGCCTGCTCGGCAGGCTCTTGACCTTTGCCTGCGTGCACGAACACTCTCAGCGGCCGATGCGCTAACGCTCGGCCTGGTTACCGAAGTGGCTCCCACTAATGAACTGAACAATGCGGTTACGCGCCTGGCTAACGAACTCAAAGCGTTTTCACCTACGGCCATGCAGTTTGGGTTACGTGCCTATCAGCAATTAAAAAGCCTGCCATCAAACGAACAGCAGGCTTACCTATATGAGCAGTTTCGGTTACTTCAGCAAACGCCGGATGCAAAAGAAGGCATGGCTGCTTTTTTAGAAAAACGGAAACCGAACTGGTCGGATCACTGA
- a CDS encoding nuclear transport factor 2 family protein has protein sequence MKHLLLFIGLVLITPALAQTATDEAAVRTTIKLLFDGMRKGDSTQIKNTFLPGATLQSIAKNKDGDVSVRNENIGQFAASVVKYPPFALDERLSGMDIRIDGELATAWTPYVFYFQDKKSHCGVNSFTLVKVNGNWKIQNIIDTRRKDNCPDLPKP, from the coding sequence ATGAAACACCTGCTACTCTTCATCGGCCTGGTACTGATTACTCCCGCCCTCGCCCAAACCGCGACCGACGAAGCGGCTGTTCGCACGACGATTAAGCTTCTGTTCGATGGTATGCGGAAAGGCGATTCGACGCAGATTAAGAACACGTTTCTGCCCGGCGCTACATTACAGTCTATCGCAAAAAACAAGGATGGTGATGTTTCGGTGCGGAACGAAAACATTGGTCAGTTTGCGGCATCCGTCGTCAAGTACCCGCCTTTCGCCCTTGATGAGCGGCTATCGGGCATGGACATCAGGATTGACGGAGAACTGGCAACTGCCTGGACGCCCTACGTTTTTTATTTTCAGGATAAGAAAAGTCACTGCGGGGTCAACTCCTTTACGCTCGTGAAAGTAAACGGTAACTGGAAAATTCAGAACATTATCGACACCCGCCGAAAGGATAATTGCCCGGATTTACCGAAGCCTTAA
- the xylA gene encoding xylose isomerase, giving the protein MANINLTLGDKTYFPFVDKPIAFEGRESDNPMAFKFYDANRTIMDTPMKDLFRFATAYWHTFCGTGGDPFGPGVKHFPWDANSDRLGAAHDKMDAAFEFITKIGMEYYCFHDVDVAPEGNSNAEFEKNFRAIVDYAKQKQAASGVQLLWGTANLFSHERYMNGASTNPDFHVLAHGGWQVKNAIDATIELGGRGYTFWGGREGYMSLLNTNMKREQEHLGKFLQISRDYARKQGFKGSFYIEPKPMEPTKHQYDFDAATVVGFLNRYGLQDDFELNIETNHATLANHTFAHELQVAADNNMLGSIDANRGDYQNGWDTDQFPVDVYELTEAMLVILEAGGLKSGGVNFDAKTRRNSTDLEDIFIAHIGGMDTFARAAIAAEAILNKSQYKKLRQERYASYDSGEGARFERGELTLEDLRQYAINNGEPKQVSGKQELYEMIVNQYI; this is encoded by the coding sequence ATGGCCAACATCAATCTAACCCTTGGCGATAAGACCTATTTTCCCTTTGTTGATAAGCCGATAGCCTTCGAAGGGCGCGAGTCGGACAATCCAATGGCCTTTAAGTTTTACGATGCTAACCGGACCATTATGGATACGCCCATGAAGGATCTGTTCCGGTTTGCTACGGCCTACTGGCACACCTTCTGTGGTACCGGTGGCGACCCCTTCGGGCCAGGCGTTAAGCATTTCCCGTGGGATGCCAACTCCGACCGGCTGGGCGCTGCTCACGACAAAATGGATGCGGCATTCGAGTTTATCACTAAAATCGGCATGGAGTATTACTGCTTCCACGATGTGGATGTTGCTCCCGAAGGAAACTCCAACGCCGAATTTGAGAAAAATTTCCGCGCTATTGTTGATTATGCTAAGCAAAAGCAGGCTGCCAGCGGAGTTCAGCTCCTGTGGGGTACGGCGAATCTGTTCTCGCATGAGCGCTACATGAACGGAGCCTCGACTAACCCCGATTTCCACGTACTGGCGCACGGTGGCTGGCAGGTAAAGAACGCCATTGACGCCACCATCGAGTTGGGTGGCCGTGGCTATACATTCTGGGGCGGCCGGGAAGGTTATATGTCGCTGCTGAACACGAATATGAAACGTGAGCAGGAACACCTCGGCAAATTTCTGCAGATCAGTCGCGACTACGCCCGCAAGCAGGGTTTCAAAGGGTCGTTCTATATTGAGCCGAAGCCAATGGAGCCTACCAAGCACCAGTACGATTTCGACGCGGCTACCGTGGTGGGTTTCCTCAATCGCTACGGTCTGCAGGACGACTTCGAGCTGAACATCGAAACTAACCACGCGACCCTGGCGAACCATACCTTCGCCCACGAACTGCAGGTAGCGGCCGATAACAACATGCTTGGCAGCATTGATGCTAACCGGGGCGACTACCAGAACGGCTGGGATACCGACCAGTTCCCGGTAGACGTTTACGAACTGACCGAAGCCATGCTGGTCATCCTGGAAGCGGGTGGTCTCAAATCGGGTGGGGTAAACTTTGACGCGAAAACACGCCGGAACTCGACGGACCTAGAGGATATCTTTATTGCGCACATTGGTGGTATGGACACCTTTGCGCGGGCAGCCATTGCAGCCGAGGCTATCCTGAATAAATCGCAGTATAAGAAACTACGTCAGGAGCGTTACGCCAGCTACGATAGTGGCGAAGGCGCACGCTTCGAGCGGGGTGAGCTAACGCTGGAAGACCTCCGCCAGTATGCCATAAATAACGGCGAACCCAAGCAGGTTAGCGGTAAGCAGGAACTCTACGAAATGATTGTAAACCAGTATATTTAG